One Arachis hypogaea cultivar Tifrunner chromosome 2, arahy.Tifrunner.gnm2.J5K5, whole genome shotgun sequence genomic window, TTATTCCATTAAGAATCTTCGGCGAGAAAACATCTAACTCAAATTCCATATTTTCCTCCTCAACACACACAGAGTCTGAACTTAAGTAGACTCTTTCTTGTCCAGGTAACCCTGCAGTCATCTTGTTGTTGACATCAGTGACACAATTCAAAGTTGGTGCAAGAATTGCTCTATCCTTGAAATAATTTTCAACGGATAAATTGGATAACATATGGATACACGAAATCAATGAGGTCATCCAAAGCTGTCTTAGAGTTCTTAACCAAAATGTCATATGGTATATGAACGATCGATTCACCATCTGTTGTATCACCAGCCAAATCATCACCAATCTTGAGTAGCCATTCTGTAAAATTTCTGAGTTCTTGTATGTTGTTGTTTTCACCCAGTGACAATCTCATATTTTTTTGTAAGCTTCAGAACCTTTCAATTATGCCACAA contains:
- the LOC140177393 gene encoding uncharacterized protein — encoded protein: MRLSLGENNNIQELRNFTEWLLKIGDDLAGDTTDGESIVHIPYDILDRAILAPTLNCVTDVNNKMTAGLPGQERVYLSSDSVCVEEENMEFELDVFSPKILNGINCSGLPPHKLVLKVGAPVMLLRNIDQTNGLCNGTRMQVRRMGNHVIECKTLTGNKVGSIFLFQD